The sequence atatcatatttattattatctgttattaaaagaaaagaaaatggtatacatataacaattctctaaattttttgaaataaattttagaTCATTTGACATATGTGTACTTCATCATTAATGGGATGCATGTAAtgtataaaaacattttcctttctttattacacacatttattatttccatttatGAACAGCCGTTTAGTTAATTTGTTGGAATAAGGTTTACACGATATTGTATTATTGACAGCATTGTGCTTCCacaataaagatatatatttgattttGTTCATTGAGTTTATTATTGTCACAtagtatgtttttatattatattttactctTTTATAAGGTAATAGTGTATATCTACACTTTACCGTTGAAATAATCTTTTGAAATTCGTATGAAAAAACAAGTAACTGCAAAAATTAGGATCAAGttataaaacaaacaaaaaaaaaaaaaataaataaatgcaaaaagtaacaaaaaaaataattaaaaaggatGAAAGCAATATAACATGTACAGTTGTTCTTCAGTttgtaaatgtatttttacgcaatttaatattgtttaattttatttagttttattcgattttatttaattatgtttgattttatttaattatgtttgattttatttaattatgtttgattttatttaattatgtttgattttatttaattatgtttgattttatttatattttatttttttagttttattcgattttatttaattatgtttgattttatttagttttattcgattttatttaattatgtttgattttatttaattatgtttgattttatttaattaggtttgattttatttaattatgtttgattttatttaattatgtttgattttatttaattatgtttgattttttttagttttattcgattttatttgtttttatatattttacttttttttttttttttttttgggcgAAACGTGTTTAAGCCCTATAtacaaaaacatttttaaaaatccCTACCTGCACATAATGCTAAATGGAAACAACGTCGTAGGGGCACACAAAccataatatgtaaatacaaatatgtatacacatatatatatatatatatatatatatgtctgtatatgtatatgtatatgtatatgtttacgtatatatatgtatatacatatgtgtttATGTGTACTCATAACGCGGAAGAATATATGGCACATGTACATTAACTCTTGGAATGTACTTCCACTTTTGAACAGACTTTCATTCTTGCTCtgcatttttttacaaaacaGGAGgacttcatttatttttacacttACATaggaacatatatatttacatatatatatataaacatatgtgtataatgCATAATGTGTAACCCTCATATGTGtgagtttttttattagtcgAACATGTACAAGtcaggaaattttttttttttttttttgttaattgtCAAAATggtattatttcttttccatAATGTTTTATATGCCTCTCATTTTGgtatttcattaatatgtGATTACAGGTACGTAGTACGTACGTAAGCATAGTATAACCATAGACACAGTATACACGCATGGTATGTACGTACACACAACATGTGTGCGCGCACGAGTACATGCGTTTTTGTTCAACTTCTACTGTTTCTTTCATACTCCCTGTACTTTTGCACTTGCTGTTCCTTAAAATTTTgcacaaattttttatcccATTTTGTTTCTTTCATCTTCCAGAATAAGGGTTTTTTGGATTTCATCAATTCAACAATGGATTTATCATATTCGTCTAGCATTTCTCGTATGAACCAGTCAGGTAAAATTCTTTCAATATCAAaatttaattgaaaaatagCTTCTGGGATATGGGGAAAATTTGGAAAATGGTTAgctgttaattttttttcttgaacACTTTTAAAcaatgttttaattatatctttaaaaaatatccaATCAGCTTTTGGCATGGATGCAAGCATAGTTGTTAAAATAGTTTTTCTTACATTTGGTTGTTCATGACAAATTATTGTAGTAATGTTAATAACATCCTGccatatatctttttctaaaatagaatatattcctttttgtataatcatcaaaattattaacCAGTCAGAAGGATGTTCCCTAAAATCCCTATTTTGagcttttatattttttttttcaatttgtaTAGCGTGTTTAATATATCCAAGAAATGCATAGTCTAATAAAGGTTTCATTGATTCAATAAAATCATTTAACCCTTTCTCATCATGTACAGCCTTTTCACATATAAGTTGAATCTTTTTCAAatgttctttttcttcatgttccattaaaatttttatatcatcaTATAAACTCATAACAAACGAATTAACTATTTGTAGAATTCTTTTCTCTTCACTATTCTTTGGTGGGTTTTCTTGTAGtctaattttcattaaacatatatattcatcaCTTAGTAAAACATCCCGATAATTATTACAAACAGTTGGAATCATATCATCCTCTAAATATTGTAATTCTTCAATTAATGTGTTTAACCTCATTTCgtttattttccattttcctCTCATTTGGTTTTTCTCCTCTTCACTGCTCTTCATGTAAATTTCGTAAAGTGTTAATTTCGGTTTATCGCTATGGTCGAGCAACTCCTTCTCCAAGCAATTAAAAAAGCGCCTGTTAATGTTGTTATCTGTGCCGCTATCACTGATATTACCGCCATAGCTGCTAACACTGCTATCACTAATGCCGCTCGAGCAGGGACTTAAATCTATAAAGGTGCCTTTTCCCTCCCGTCCTTCATTAGACGTACTGTCCGTTACATCTACATtgttttcatcatttttatttgctgaatttttcaaaatgttaCTATCAGATATATGCCCAGTACCTCCCTGTTCCTTCCGCACATACGCATTTGAATATTCATCTATATTATACAAACTTATTTTATCGGTTAAGTTTTCTATTTCAGTGAatctataaaatttttctctatttttctGTTCATCTGATTTGATAGCCGCCTTTTTCCATACCATCTTTGATTCCTCTTCGGTTAAATCAAAGGatgttttcataaaattaatataatcttCTAACTTCAAAGTTAGTTTTTGTTCTTGAGATAATTCTAAATTTGCTTTTAACTGTAAAACGGAATTTCTTCTAaattctacttttttttcttctgacCAATCTTTCATAAATTCAGGTTCTTTCGATTTATCATCACAtgttaattttacttttgaGTTTATTCTTAATTCTTTAACTATTAAATGTTCTTCTGGGGAATCtttttgtatttcttttattctgCTATCATACGTTTCTCCACTACTATTTGAATTTTCTTCTGAATTTCCTgaactatttatattttctgttttattttttcttttttgctcCTCTTCCTCACCTGAGTTCTTTACATTATCATTATGTATAGAGATATGTTTTGGGGTACCACCTTCTTCTGTAATGTAACTATAATTACTTTGAGGTGAGTGCGTATGCATCATCTTTTCCACATTTTTAGAAGTAGGatttaaatagaaaattcCTTTTAAATCATGTTGtagcttttttataattctttgTTCGCAATCTTTTACAAGATAACTAACCATATTTCCATGTAGTCCTTTAATACCACTAGCAACTTTACCTCTATGTATATTTAACACTATTCCATTTTGAAATGAACTTAACTTTAGAACTAGACTATCTTCAGCTTCCCATTTTAAATCATATCCTGATATGAGAATTTCTATCCCATAGTTATTGTTCATAActattgtttttaatttcattactGGTATACCAAATTCATTTTGGTTATATGACTTTTTATTCGCCCAATTGAGCAAAAAGGTGTTTACATCATCATATTTTGCATTTTCGAAATATTCTGTATGTAATAGTTCATTTTCCTCTACACTTTTTTGTGATATAGAATTCTTGTCATCATGTGTTGATGATGCATTATCATatgatatatgtaaaatattttctttttctactACACCTACCCATTCACTCATCCCTctatgtttcttttttaaaactatACTTAATATACAATAATCTTCATGTTTTTCTAAAAACCATGTAGATAGATTTGTATCGACAAACCCTTTTAATTTCCCTTCTATTAAGCATTGTGGTTTATCTTTcaattttgcatatatataatcattctTTAAACTATACTGAATATCACCTGGACTTGCATCTGGTGATAATCTTATTTTCACCTCTATATTATCATCTGATTCAACCCATTCGTAAGAGCACGTTGTTCCGCTTCCCCTAAATATGCGAAAGTAATCATTCCCACTTTTTTTCcacttcttttttaaatggaaaaagttatttataaaataccTTGAATAGGACAATTTTTTTGCCTTCTCCCTTTTACTATTACTTACTATGagcttattttttatcttaactGAGCATCCATACTCAAGGTGAAATATTACCATAATAATTAGCATAAGCATTTGCCATAAACCCCATTTTGTCATCTTAATAGAGTATATAACTAAACTGCCTCGTTAACACATACATTACTGATGAGCTTCAAAAAAGGGGGAAGCGAAAAGAAGGGGCAAGTTAAATATCCGATATATCTCACTGCTTCCCCTAAGTATTTCACTACAGTTGCTGCGTATTTCACTGCTTTTCCTGTGTGCTCTTCGTTCCTTCGTTATTCCTAATTTTTCTGTTCATTCTgctttttgaaaatattgcTAAAGTGGTTATTCGTAAATGGATCTAATTTTTACTGTACTCTTCTCTTTCCCTTCTGCATTTCACTTCAACCCACACCTATCACTATTTTTCATCTACTTTCCTTATTtccaaattttttgttttccatatattatgCAATTATCTTAACAtttagcaaaataaaaaatttcatgtat comes from Plasmodium malariae genome assembly, chromosome: 7 and encodes:
- the PmUG01_07031700 gene encoding CS domain protein, putative, with the protein product MTKWGLWQMLMLIIMVIFHLEYGCSVKIKNKLIVSNSKREKAKKLSYSRYFINNFFHLKKKWKKSGNDYFRIFRGSGTTCSYEWVESDDNIEVKIRLSPDASPGDIQYSLKNDYIYAKLKDKPQCLIEGKLKGFVDTNLSTWFLEKHEDYCILSIVLKKKHRGMSEWVGVVEKENILHISYDNASSTHDDKNSISQKSVEENELLHTEYFENAKYDDVNTFLLNWANKKSYNQNEFGIPVMKLKTIVMNNNYGIEILISGYDLKWEAEDSLVLKLSSFQNGIVLNIHRGKVASGIKGLHGNMVSYLVKDCEQRIIKKLQHDLKGIFYLNPTSKNVEKMMHTHSPQSNYSYITEEGGTPKHISIHNDNVKNSGEEEEQKRKNKTENINSSGNSEENSNSSGETYDSRIKEIQKDSPEEHLIVKELRINSKVKLTCDDKSKEPEFMKDWSEEKKVEFRRNSVLQLKANLELSQEQKLTLKLEDYINFMKTSFDLTEEESKMVWKKAAIKSDEQKNREKFYRFTEIENLTDKISLYNIDEYSNAYVRKEQGGTGHISDSNILKNSANKNDENNVDVTDSTSNEGREGKGTFIDLSPCSSGISDSSVSSYGGNISDSGTDNNINRRFFNCLEKELLDHSDKPKLTLYEIYMKSSEEEKNQMRGKWKINEMRLNTLIEELQYLEDDMIPTVCNNYRDVLLSDEYICLMKIRLQENPPKNSEEKRILQIVNSFVMSLYDDIKILMEHEEKEHLKKIQLICEKAVHDEKGLNDFIESMKPLLDYAFLGYIKHAIQIEKKNIKAQNRDFREHPSDWLIILMIIQKGIYSILEKDIWQDVINITTIICHEQPNVRKTILTTMLASMPKADWIFFKDIIKTLFKSVQEKKLTANHFPNFPHIPEAIFQLNFDIERILPDWFIREMLDEYDKSIVELMKSKKPLFWKMKETKWDKKFVQNFKEQQVQKYREYERNSRS